The Hoplias malabaricus isolate fHopMal1 chromosome 9, fHopMal1.hap1, whole genome shotgun sequence genome contains a region encoding:
- the wdr97 gene encoding WD repeat-containing protein 97 isoform X3 — protein sequence MSGGVGAGGFLSVHHNGCVRFYHPDGRLRNSSITLKLSVPYEGLISTNLPDRLVGWGPGNTLTLLDSQLTPLTHARDTLDIRVCQVIEGSEEFVTAGAGNVCLWCLSHMVCRVQVLEGFNRNTLFTMLALAPAADKGLRVLAVSDRTVSVLDLRQGCVLEHKTNLHLRKITGVVYCQLQESVVTASKDMTIKVWGPDWDLLMSFVGHTAVVNALLLCPVSGLLLSSSLDRTLRCWNLQTGDQVQTVSIAVGTDPPLTVGGPSALGTFFSFSRTSVDFWTFSNIYELHCRLDGDVYGPVRQILAPPTQLHYPSRIVCVHGKSEVTLVAAETGAVLTTFRAKGQVRCVDYCLCKEILLVLSEEGTVIRASTLTSPMTLLDERQPDWWSGKEKVDIGLACCMALYSDVAEPQRALDEWRSLQQQKEFKMRSRTLLDSDNNRFLIVLGHCGGHISVMEMHSGKVQYTSSAHSGQNVCSIQAYPNNSCILTAGEDNAVLLWRVFPHAQECLSVHISVLCAHTPVCVALLGSLLTTGLQQPQSATYSLVQYDLTTQSRMDHPPEHDHSSTITGFCMCQKLRVFASCSQDGTVRIWDEENRLLRTLELNAEPECVEFNGDRGELLLGIKGDLYRIHYTHILPPDLQLQFLYNEDLSDPVPDPLFSCRLIHKQRSVSSPVSEVEGPEKQGDLKDPEFKCLLVRNTDLRSLQSGETHNKMKTTAYTPQARREAFNRYIKLLYKEPVHINIPDDDPFDLDTVLFQPKPPEQRNITPPIQDGIFPNRSLGKKLDRTQETSPVPSHQSLLGFVPNSVLVQQLWPDMVVEDTVSPKPLKLRDDLSHKTEENEEEELQLFFYEDEDEEEYNMLSFKRAKTPSKPPERQSPSPTPLPSEKASRPLPPIKHAPPPKPLSPPKPPTPSLTPPRQATPPAPHISSPKLPIFLQQFLGEQWFHSMHPDKRCISESLNPAEFCRHLLDFLKICAVDHKLSVLSAIITLNRQNLINDTQLFTHHLLTSLHSCLHKNMSDDEHRFVEELLKFLVCVNSHSYELAVELLSLLANKQLKLQGLAVCMLQVLGVDDVQQWLRPQLESWDSRAQKQPNPMEKLREAAGQWLHVWTDQYRVHKQKLPPISGGDSVISPVEVLHFFCSLQKNGQVQPNKSPLEGRKDTVLLDTRAYRWRAVQRLGETYSMSRVHEPRGIWLPPLVSRPLLMGFTRLLSFPLAHITLSPFPLSLDAHCLKEDSPRRYFLLEQSYVQYYR from the exons atgaGTGGTGGCGTTGGAGCAGGGGGCTTTCTGAGTGTCCACCACAATGGTTGTGTGAGGTTTTATCATCCAGATGGCCGACTGAGGAATTCATCCATCACTTTAAAACTCAGCGTGCCATACGAGGGCCTCATAAGCACAAATCTGCCAGACAGGTTGGTGGGCTGGGGCCCTGGGAACACCCTCACACTTCTGGACTCTCAGCTGACGCCACTGACCCATGCACGGGATACCCTAGACATCAGAGTCTGCCAG GTTATAGAAGGTTCTGAAGAGTTCGTCACAGCTGGGGCTGGtaacgtgtgtttgtggtgcCTAAGTCACATGGTGTGTCGTGTGCAGGTTTTGGAAGGTTTCAACAGAAACACTTTGTTCACAATGCTTGCTCTAGCTCCTGCTGCTGACAAAGGCCTGCGAGTGCTGGCAGTGAGTGACAGAACGGTCTCTGTATTGGACCTAAGACAGGGATGTGTGCTGGAGCACAAAACAAACCTACACCTTAG GAAAATCACTGGCGTTGTGTACTGCCAACTGCAGGAGAGCGTGGTGACTGCATCTAAAGATATGACCATCAAAGTGTGGGGGCCAGACTGGGATCTGCTTATGTCCTTTGTGGGACACACTG CTGTTGTCAACGCCTTGTTGCTGTGTCCTGTGTCTGGTCTGCTGCTGTCCTCGTCTCTGGACAGGACACTGCGTTGCTGGAATCTACAGACAGGTGACCAAGTCCAGACTGTGTCTATCGCTGTTGGTACTGACCCTCCGCTGACTGTTGGTGGCCCCAGTGCTTTGGGTACctttttctccttctccagAACAAGCGTGGACTTTTGGACTTTCAGCAATATCTATGAGCTCCACTGCAGATTAGATGGAGATGTGTATGGGCCAGTCCGTCAAATCTTAGCTCCACCCACTCAACTACATTACCCTTCTCGCATTGTGTGTGTCCATGGCAAAAGTGAAGTCACTCTGGTGGCTGCAGAGACAGGGGCAGTGCTTACGACATTCAGGGCCAAAGGCCAAGTGAGATGTGTGGATTATTGTCTCTGTAAAGAAATTTTATTGGTCCTGAGTGAAGAGGGGACTGTCATTCGAGCCAGTACGCTAACTAGTCCAATGACTTTGCTGGATGAGAGGCAACCGGATTGGTGGAGTGGAAAGGAGAAGGTGGACATAGGGCTGGCCTGCTGTATGGCACTGTACAGTGATGTAGCAGAGCCACAGAGGGCGTTAGATGAGTGGAGGTCACTGCAGCAGCAGAAAGAGTTTAAAATGAGAAGCAGGACACTGCTGGACAGTGATAACAATAG GTTTCTGATTGTGCTGGGTCACTGTGGTGGGCATATCAGTGTGATGGAAATGCACTCTGGAAAGGTTCAGTACACAAGCTCTGCCCACAGTGGCCAGAATGTCTGCAGCATACAGGCTTACCCTAACAACAGTTGCATCCTTACTGCTG GTGAGGATAACGCTGTTCTGTTATGGAGAGTATTCCCACATGCACAGGAGTGTTTGAGTGTTCACATAAGTGTGCTCTGTGCTCACACTCCCGTGTGTGTCGCTCTGCTGGGATCTCTGCTGACCACTGGCCTTCAGCAGCCACAAAGTGCCACCTACAGCCTGGTGCAGTATGACCTGACCACACAATCTCGCATGGACCATCCTCCAGAACATGACCACAGCAGCACCATCACAG GCTTTTGCATGTGTCAGAAGTTACGTGTATTTGCCTCCTGCAGTCAGGATGGGACAGTGCGAATCTGGGATGAAGAGAACCGGCTGTTAAG gACTCTGGAGTTGAATGCAGAGCCAGAGTGTGTTGAATTCAATGGGGACAGAGGAGAACTGCTGTTGGGGATAAAAGGAGATCTGTACAgaatacactatacacacataCTTCCACCGGACTTACAACTGCAG TTCCTGTATAATGAGGATCTGTCTGATCCTGTTCCTGATCCACTCTTCTCTTGCAGATTAATCCATAAAcaaag GTCTGTGAGCTCTCCTGTCAGTGAAGTGGAGGGTCCTGAAAAACAAGGAGACCTTAAAGATcca GAGTTTAAGTGTTTGTTGGTGAGGAATACAGACCTGCGTTCACTGCAGAGTGGAGAAACACACAACAAGATGAAAACAACAGCCTACACTCCACAGGCCAGAAGAGAAGCATTCAATCGCTACATAAAGCTACTGTACAAGGAGCCTGTGCATATTAAT ATTCCAGATGATGACCCTTTCGACTTGGACACTGTTCTGTTTCAACCAAAACCACCTGAACAAAGAAATATTACTCCTCCAATTCAAGATGGCATCTTCCCCAACCGGAGCCTGGGCAAGAAATTAGATAGAACACAG GAAACCAGTCCAGTTCCTAGCCATCAGAGTCTGCTGGGCTTCGTCCCCAACTCTGTGCTGGTTCAGCAGCTTTGGCCAGACATGGTAGTAGAGGACACTGTATCCCCTAAACCACTGAAGCTACGAGATGACCTAAGCCACAAGACTGAGGAG aatgaggaggaggagttgCAGCTCTTCTTttatgaagatgaagatgaagaggagtATAATATGCTGTCTTTTAAAAGAGCCAAGACTCCTTCAAAACCACCAGAACGGCAAAGTCCATCCCCAACACCACTCCCTTCAGAGAAG GCATCTAGGCCACTTCCTCCCATTAAACATGCTCCACCCCCAAAACCTCTATCTCCACCTAAACCCCCCACTCCATCTCTCACTCCACCCAGACAAGCcactcctccagctcctcacaTTTCTTCACCAAAACTGCCCATCTTCCTGCAACAGTTTCTGGGGGAGCAGTGGTTCCACAGTATGCACCCTGATAAGAGG TGTATTTCCGAGTCTTTGAATCCAGCTGAGTTCTGTCGTCATTTGCTGGACTTTCTGAAGATTTGTGCTGTGGATCATAAGTTGTCCGTGCTCAGTGCTATCATCACTTTAAACAGACAAAACCTCATTAACGACACACAATTATTCACCCACCACCTGCTGACCTCACTACACTCTTGCCTGCACAAGAACAtg tcTGATGATGAGCACCGTTTTGTGGAGGAGCTGCTGAAATTCCTGGTGTGTGTGAATTCTCACAGTTATGAACTTGCTGTGGAGTTACTCAGTCTTCTGGCAAATAAACAGCTCAAATTACA AGGTCTGGCAGTGTGTATGCTGCAGGTTTTGGGGGTTGACGATGTTCAGCAGTGGCTCCGTCCTCAGCTGGAGTCTTGGGACTCCAGAGCTCAAAAGCAACCGAACCCTATGGAAAAGCTGAGAGAAGCAGCAGGACAATGGCTGCACGTCTGGACAGACCAGTacaga GTTCACAAGCAGAAACTTCCCCCTATCTCCGGAGGGGACAGTGTTATCTCACCTGTGGAGGTATTGCATTTTTTCTGCTCGCTCCAGAAAAATGGGCAGGTGCAACCCAACAAATCACCTCTAGAGGGCAGAAAAGATACTGTACTGCTGGACACACGGGCATACAG aTGGAGGGCAGTGCAGCGTCTAGGAGAGACATACAGCATGTCCCGAGTACACGAACCTAGAG gAATTTGGCTGCCACCACTCGTCTCCAGGCCGCTGCTTATGGGTTTCACTCGTCTGCTCTCTTTTCCACTTGCTCATAttactctctctccttttcctctctctctggacGCACACTGTCTGAAGGAAGATTCGCCACGACGCTACTTCCTTCTGGAGCAATCCTATGTCCAGTATTACAGATAA
- the wdr97 gene encoding WD repeat-containing protein 97 isoform X4 — translation MVCRVQVLEGFNRNTLFTMLALAPAADKGLRVLAVSDRTVSVLDLRQGCVLEHKTNLHLRKITGVVYCQLQESVVTASKDMTIKVWGPDWDLLMSFVGHTAVVNALLLCPVSGLLLSSSLDRTLRCWNLQTGDQVQTVSIAVGTDPPLTVGGPSALGTFFSFSRTSVDFWTFSNIYELHCRLDGDVYGPVRQILAPPTQLHYPSRIVCVHGKSEVTLVAAETGAVLTTFRAKGQVRCVDYCLCKEILLVLSEEGTVIRASTLTSPMTLLDERQPDWWSGKEKVDIGLACCMALYSDVAEPQRALDEWRSLQQQKEFKMRSRTLLDSDNNRFLIVLGHCGGHISVMEMHSGKVQYTSSAHSGQNVCSIQAYPNNSCILTAGEDNAVLLWRVFPHAQECLSVHISVLCAHTPVCVALLGSLLTTGLQQPQSATYSLVQYDLTTQSRMDHPPEHDHSSTITGFCMCQKLRVFASCSQDGTVRIWDEENRLLRTLELNAEPECVEFNGDRGELLLGIKGDLYRIHYTHILPPDLQLQFLYNEDLSDPVPDPLFSCRLIHKQRSVSSPVSEVEGPEKQGDLKDPEFKCLLVRNTDLRSLQSGETHNKMKTTAYTPQARREAFNRYIKLLYKEPVHINIPDDDPFDLDTVLFQPKPPEQRNITPPIQDGIFPNRSLGKKLDRTQETSPVPSHQSLLGFVPNSVLVQQLWPDMVVEDTVSPKPLKLRDDLSHKTEENEEEELQLFFYEDEDEEEYNMLSFKRAKTPSKPPERQSPSPTPLPSEKASRPLPPIKHAPPPKPLSPPKPPTPSLTPPRQATPPAPHISSPKLPIFLQQFLGEQWFHSMHPDKRCISESLNPAEFCRHLLDFLKICAVDHKLSVLSAIITLNRQNLINDTQLFTHHLLTSLHSCLHKNMSDDEHRFVEELLKFLVCVNSHSYELAVELLSLLANKQLKLQGLAVCMLQVLGVDDVQQWLRPQLESWDSRAQKQPNPMEKLREAAGQWLHVWTDQYRVHKQKLPPISGGDSVISPVEVLHFFCSLQKNGQVQPNKSPLEGRKDTVLLDTRAYRWRAVQRLGETYSMSRVHEPRGIWLPPLVSRPLLMGFTRLLSFPLAHITLSPFPLSLDAHCLKEDSPRRYFLLEQSYVQYYR, via the exons ATGGTGTGTCGTGTGCAGGTTTTGGAAGGTTTCAACAGAAACACTTTGTTCACAATGCTTGCTCTAGCTCCTGCTGCTGACAAAGGCCTGCGAGTGCTGGCAGTGAGTGACAGAACGGTCTCTGTATTGGACCTAAGACAGGGATGTGTGCTGGAGCACAAAACAAACCTACACCTTAG GAAAATCACTGGCGTTGTGTACTGCCAACTGCAGGAGAGCGTGGTGACTGCATCTAAAGATATGACCATCAAAGTGTGGGGGCCAGACTGGGATCTGCTTATGTCCTTTGTGGGACACACTG CTGTTGTCAACGCCTTGTTGCTGTGTCCTGTGTCTGGTCTGCTGCTGTCCTCGTCTCTGGACAGGACACTGCGTTGCTGGAATCTACAGACAGGTGACCAAGTCCAGACTGTGTCTATCGCTGTTGGTACTGACCCTCCGCTGACTGTTGGTGGCCCCAGTGCTTTGGGTACctttttctccttctccagAACAAGCGTGGACTTTTGGACTTTCAGCAATATCTATGAGCTCCACTGCAGATTAGATGGAGATGTGTATGGGCCAGTCCGTCAAATCTTAGCTCCACCCACTCAACTACATTACCCTTCTCGCATTGTGTGTGTCCATGGCAAAAGTGAAGTCACTCTGGTGGCTGCAGAGACAGGGGCAGTGCTTACGACATTCAGGGCCAAAGGCCAAGTGAGATGTGTGGATTATTGTCTCTGTAAAGAAATTTTATTGGTCCTGAGTGAAGAGGGGACTGTCATTCGAGCCAGTACGCTAACTAGTCCAATGACTTTGCTGGATGAGAGGCAACCGGATTGGTGGAGTGGAAAGGAGAAGGTGGACATAGGGCTGGCCTGCTGTATGGCACTGTACAGTGATGTAGCAGAGCCACAGAGGGCGTTAGATGAGTGGAGGTCACTGCAGCAGCAGAAAGAGTTTAAAATGAGAAGCAGGACACTGCTGGACAGTGATAACAATAG GTTTCTGATTGTGCTGGGTCACTGTGGTGGGCATATCAGTGTGATGGAAATGCACTCTGGAAAGGTTCAGTACACAAGCTCTGCCCACAGTGGCCAGAATGTCTGCAGCATACAGGCTTACCCTAACAACAGTTGCATCCTTACTGCTG GTGAGGATAACGCTGTTCTGTTATGGAGAGTATTCCCACATGCACAGGAGTGTTTGAGTGTTCACATAAGTGTGCTCTGTGCTCACACTCCCGTGTGTGTCGCTCTGCTGGGATCTCTGCTGACCACTGGCCTTCAGCAGCCACAAAGTGCCACCTACAGCCTGGTGCAGTATGACCTGACCACACAATCTCGCATGGACCATCCTCCAGAACATGACCACAGCAGCACCATCACAG GCTTTTGCATGTGTCAGAAGTTACGTGTATTTGCCTCCTGCAGTCAGGATGGGACAGTGCGAATCTGGGATGAAGAGAACCGGCTGTTAAG gACTCTGGAGTTGAATGCAGAGCCAGAGTGTGTTGAATTCAATGGGGACAGAGGAGAACTGCTGTTGGGGATAAAAGGAGATCTGTACAgaatacactatacacacataCTTCCACCGGACTTACAACTGCAG TTCCTGTATAATGAGGATCTGTCTGATCCTGTTCCTGATCCACTCTTCTCTTGCAGATTAATCCATAAAcaaag GTCTGTGAGCTCTCCTGTCAGTGAAGTGGAGGGTCCTGAAAAACAAGGAGACCTTAAAGATcca GAGTTTAAGTGTTTGTTGGTGAGGAATACAGACCTGCGTTCACTGCAGAGTGGAGAAACACACAACAAGATGAAAACAACAGCCTACACTCCACAGGCCAGAAGAGAAGCATTCAATCGCTACATAAAGCTACTGTACAAGGAGCCTGTGCATATTAAT ATTCCAGATGATGACCCTTTCGACTTGGACACTGTTCTGTTTCAACCAAAACCACCTGAACAAAGAAATATTACTCCTCCAATTCAAGATGGCATCTTCCCCAACCGGAGCCTGGGCAAGAAATTAGATAGAACACAG GAAACCAGTCCAGTTCCTAGCCATCAGAGTCTGCTGGGCTTCGTCCCCAACTCTGTGCTGGTTCAGCAGCTTTGGCCAGACATGGTAGTAGAGGACACTGTATCCCCTAAACCACTGAAGCTACGAGATGACCTAAGCCACAAGACTGAGGAG aatgaggaggaggagttgCAGCTCTTCTTttatgaagatgaagatgaagaggagtATAATATGCTGTCTTTTAAAAGAGCCAAGACTCCTTCAAAACCACCAGAACGGCAAAGTCCATCCCCAACACCACTCCCTTCAGAGAAG GCATCTAGGCCACTTCCTCCCATTAAACATGCTCCACCCCCAAAACCTCTATCTCCACCTAAACCCCCCACTCCATCTCTCACTCCACCCAGACAAGCcactcctccagctcctcacaTTTCTTCACCAAAACTGCCCATCTTCCTGCAACAGTTTCTGGGGGAGCAGTGGTTCCACAGTATGCACCCTGATAAGAGG TGTATTTCCGAGTCTTTGAATCCAGCTGAGTTCTGTCGTCATTTGCTGGACTTTCTGAAGATTTGTGCTGTGGATCATAAGTTGTCCGTGCTCAGTGCTATCATCACTTTAAACAGACAAAACCTCATTAACGACACACAATTATTCACCCACCACCTGCTGACCTCACTACACTCTTGCCTGCACAAGAACAtg tcTGATGATGAGCACCGTTTTGTGGAGGAGCTGCTGAAATTCCTGGTGTGTGTGAATTCTCACAGTTATGAACTTGCTGTGGAGTTACTCAGTCTTCTGGCAAATAAACAGCTCAAATTACA AGGTCTGGCAGTGTGTATGCTGCAGGTTTTGGGGGTTGACGATGTTCAGCAGTGGCTCCGTCCTCAGCTGGAGTCTTGGGACTCCAGAGCTCAAAAGCAACCGAACCCTATGGAAAAGCTGAGAGAAGCAGCAGGACAATGGCTGCACGTCTGGACAGACCAGTacaga GTTCACAAGCAGAAACTTCCCCCTATCTCCGGAGGGGACAGTGTTATCTCACCTGTGGAGGTATTGCATTTTTTCTGCTCGCTCCAGAAAAATGGGCAGGTGCAACCCAACAAATCACCTCTAGAGGGCAGAAAAGATACTGTACTGCTGGACACACGGGCATACAG aTGGAGGGCAGTGCAGCGTCTAGGAGAGACATACAGCATGTCCCGAGTACACGAACCTAGAG gAATTTGGCTGCCACCACTCGTCTCCAGGCCGCTGCTTATGGGTTTCACTCGTCTGCTCTCTTTTCCACTTGCTCATAttactctctctccttttcctctctctctggacGCACACTGTCTGAAGGAAGATTCGCCACGACGCTACTTCCTTCTGGAGCAATCCTATGTCCAGTATTACAGATAA